From Cannabis sativa cultivar Pink pepper isolate KNU-18-1 chromosome 8, ASM2916894v1, whole genome shotgun sequence, a single genomic window includes:
- the LOC115698709 gene encoding uncharacterized protein LOC115698709 isoform X2 codes for MAGKRIIPTFLPNINYIYKLLLLYQNINTKNHIMKFSNISRSKILLLLLSYNILTNNNIIASSSSNSSLKNNNFFTKIPRLSPTGDRLFLHNPETLISGASIFDDFETFFYNQTLDHFNYRPESYSTFEQRYLVNSKFWNNNNKLGPIFAYLGAEEPIDQDIPTIGFLTDNAPSFKALIVFIEHRYYGKSIPFGSREEAVLSNASTLGYFNSAQALTDYANILLHIKSTYQAPNSPIIVIGGSYGGMLASWFRLKYPHIALGALASSAPILYFDDITPQNGYYSIVTKDFREASENCYETILKSWSQIDKVAALPNGLSILTNKFKTCSPLKNSSELKDYFGTIYATAAQYNSPPKYPVNIICEAIDHNHHNDDDILDKIFSGLSAYDPNKTCYVNPPKIPTETDQGWKWQTCSEMVIPIGIENDTMFEAYPFKVEDFIKDCKDSYGVPPRPHWVTSYYGGHDIKLILNRFGSNIIFSNGLRDPYSSGGVLENISDSILAIKTTNG; via the exons ATGGCCGGCAAGAGAATTATTCCTACCTTTCTTcccaatataaattatatatataaactattatTACTGTACCAAAATATCAATACCAAAAATCATATCATGAAGTTCTCCAACATTTCAAGGTCTAAaatactattactattactcTCTTATAATATACttaccaataataatattattgcttcttcttcttcaaattctTCTCTAAAAAACAATAATTTCTTCACAAAAATTCCGAGACTAAGTCCCACCGGAGATAGGTTGTTCCTCCACAACCCCGAAACCCTAATTTCGGGGGCTTCAATTTTCGATGATTTTGAAACGTTTTTCTACAACCAAACATTGGATCATTTCAATTATAGGCCAGAAAGTTACTCAACTTTTGAACAAAGGTATTTGGTGAATTCCAAATTTTggaataacaataataaattaggTCCAATATTTGCTTATCTTGGAGCTGAAGAGCCTATTGATCAAGATATCCCAACTATTGGCTTCCTCACTGATAATGCTCCTTCCTTTAAAGCTCTCATAGTTTTCATTGAg CATAGATATTATGGGAAATCAATACCATTTGGATCAAGAGAAGAGGCAGTACTAAGCAATGCAAGCACATTGGGTTACTTTAACTCAGCTCAAGCCCTAACTGATTATGCTAATATTCTTCTTCATATCAAATCAACATATCAAGCTCCTAATTCTCCAATCATTGTCATTGGTGGATCATATGGTGGAA TGTTAGCATCATGGTTTAGATTGAAGTATCCACACATAGCACTTGGAGCATTGGCATCATCAGCTCCAATACTTTACTTTGATGATATCACACCACAAAATGGATACTACTCAATTGTCACTAAAGATTTcaga GAAGCTAGTGAGAATTGCTATGAAACCATACTAAAGTCATGGTCCCAAATTGATAAAGTTGCAGCTTTGCCTAATGGCCTTTCAATACTTACCAACAAATTCAAAACTTGCAg tCCATTGAAGAATTCTTCAGAATTAAAGGATTATTTTGGGACAATATATGCAACAGCAGCACAATACAATAGTCCACCAAAATATCCAGTGAATATAATATGTGAAGCCATTGATCATAATCATCATAATGATGATGACATACTTGATAAGATCTTCTCAGGCCTTTCTGCTTATGATCCTAACAAAACTTGTTATGTCAATCCACCAAAAATTCCTACTGAAACTGATCAGGGTTGGAAATGGcag acATGTAGTGAGATGGTGATACCCATAGGCATTGAGAATGATACAATGTTTGAAGCTTACCCATTCAAAGTAGAAGATTTCATTAAGGATTGCAAAGACTCTTATGGGGTCCCACCTCGTCCTCATTGGGTCACTTCATACTATGGAGGTCAT GATATTAAGCTTATACTAAATAGATTTGGCAGCAACATAATTTTCTCCAATGGCCTCAGAGACCCTTATAGTAGTGGagg GGTTTTGGAAAACATATCAGATAGCATTTTGGCCATCAAAACAACCAACGGTTAG
- the LOC115698709 gene encoding uncharacterized protein LOC115698709 isoform X1, whose product MAGKRIIPTFLPNINYIYKLLLLYQNINTKNHIMKFSNISRSKILLLLLSYNILTNNNIIASSSSNSSLKNNNFFTKIPRLSPTGDRLFLHNPETLISGASIFDDFETFFYNQTLDHFNYRPESYSTFEQRYLVNSKFWNNNNKLGPIFAYLGAEEPIDQDIPTIGFLTDNAPSFKALIVFIEHRYYGKSIPFGSREEAVLSNASTLGYFNSAQALTDYANILLHIKSTYQAPNSPIIVIGGSYGGMLASWFRLKYPHIALGALASSAPILYFDDITPQNGYYSIVTKDFREASENCYETILKSWSQIDKVAALPNGLSILTNKFKTCSPLKNSSELKDYFGTIYATAAQYNSPPKYPVNIICEAIDHNHHNDDDILDKIFSGLSAYDPNKTCYVNPPKIPTETDQGWKWQTCSEMVIPIGIENDTMFEAYPFKVEDFIKDCKDSYGVPPRPHWVTSYYGGHDIKLILNRFGSNIIFSNGLRDPYSSGGVLENISDSILAIKTTNGSHCLDILGRKSSDPDWLVEQRKIEINIITKWITQYYADLTSLKII is encoded by the exons ATGGCCGGCAAGAGAATTATTCCTACCTTTCTTcccaatataaattatatatataaactattatTACTGTACCAAAATATCAATACCAAAAATCATATCATGAAGTTCTCCAACATTTCAAGGTCTAAaatactattactattactcTCTTATAATATACttaccaataataatattattgcttcttcttcttcaaattctTCTCTAAAAAACAATAATTTCTTCACAAAAATTCCGAGACTAAGTCCCACCGGAGATAGGTTGTTCCTCCACAACCCCGAAACCCTAATTTCGGGGGCTTCAATTTTCGATGATTTTGAAACGTTTTTCTACAACCAAACATTGGATCATTTCAATTATAGGCCAGAAAGTTACTCAACTTTTGAACAAAGGTATTTGGTGAATTCCAAATTTTggaataacaataataaattaggTCCAATATTTGCTTATCTTGGAGCTGAAGAGCCTATTGATCAAGATATCCCAACTATTGGCTTCCTCACTGATAATGCTCCTTCCTTTAAAGCTCTCATAGTTTTCATTGAg CATAGATATTATGGGAAATCAATACCATTTGGATCAAGAGAAGAGGCAGTACTAAGCAATGCAAGCACATTGGGTTACTTTAACTCAGCTCAAGCCCTAACTGATTATGCTAATATTCTTCTTCATATCAAATCAACATATCAAGCTCCTAATTCTCCAATCATTGTCATTGGTGGATCATATGGTGGAA TGTTAGCATCATGGTTTAGATTGAAGTATCCACACATAGCACTTGGAGCATTGGCATCATCAGCTCCAATACTTTACTTTGATGATATCACACCACAAAATGGATACTACTCAATTGTCACTAAAGATTTcaga GAAGCTAGTGAGAATTGCTATGAAACCATACTAAAGTCATGGTCCCAAATTGATAAAGTTGCAGCTTTGCCTAATGGCCTTTCAATACTTACCAACAAATTCAAAACTTGCAg tCCATTGAAGAATTCTTCAGAATTAAAGGATTATTTTGGGACAATATATGCAACAGCAGCACAATACAATAGTCCACCAAAATATCCAGTGAATATAATATGTGAAGCCATTGATCATAATCATCATAATGATGATGACATACTTGATAAGATCTTCTCAGGCCTTTCTGCTTATGATCCTAACAAAACTTGTTATGTCAATCCACCAAAAATTCCTACTGAAACTGATCAGGGTTGGAAATGGcag acATGTAGTGAGATGGTGATACCCATAGGCATTGAGAATGATACAATGTTTGAAGCTTACCCATTCAAAGTAGAAGATTTCATTAAGGATTGCAAAGACTCTTATGGGGTCCCACCTCGTCCTCATTGGGTCACTTCATACTATGGAGGTCAT GATATTAAGCTTATACTAAATAGATTTGGCAGCAACATAATTTTCTCCAATGGCCTCAGAGACCCTTATAGTAGTGGagg GGTTTTGGAAAACATATCAGATAGCATTTTGGCCATCAAAACAACCAACG gatctCATTGCTTGGATATtcttggaagaaaatcaagtgaTCCAGATTGGTTAGTAGAGCAAAGGAAGATTGAAATCAACATCATCACTAAATGGATTACTCAATACTATGCTGATCTTAcatcattaaaaataatataa
- the LOC115701227 gene encoding vacuolar protein sorting-associated protein 41 homolog: MQMAPIPSENGVEGDDERDEEEEDEEEEEVEVEEDEDEEEEEEPKLKYQRLGGSIPSLLATDAASCVAVAERMIALGTQGGTVHILDFLGNQVKEFTAHTAAVNDLSFDIEGEYIGSCSDDGSVVINSLFCDEKMKFEYHRPMKAIALDPDYAKKASKRFVAGGLAGHLYFNYKKWLGFRDQVLHSGEGPIHAVKWRASLIAWANDAGVKVYDAANDQRITFIERPRGSPRPEVLLPHLVWQDDTHLVIGWGTSVKVASIKTNQPRAANGTFSMSSSINQVDIVASFNTNYYISGIAPFGDSLVVLAYIPGEEDREKEFSSAIPSRQGNAQRPEVRIVSWINDELSTDALPVLGFEHYKAKDYSLAHAPFSGSSYAGGQWAAGDEPLYYIVSPKDVVIAKPRDAEDHIAWLLEHGWHEKALAAVEAGEGRSELLDEVGSRYLDHLIVERKYAEAASLCPKLLRGSASAWERWVFHFAQLRQLPVLVPYIPTENPRLRDTAYEVALVALATNPSFHKDLLSTVKSWPSVIYSALPVISAIEPQLNTSSMTDALKEALAELYVINGQYEKAFSFYADLLMPGIFDFIEKHNLHDSIREKVVQLMMLDCKRAVPLFIQNRDLIPPSEVVTQLLRASKKCDSRYFLHLYLHSLFEVNPHAGKDYHDMQVELYADYDPKMLLPFLRSSQHYKLEKAYDICVKRDLLREQVFILGRMGNTKQALAVLINQLGDMEEAVEFVTMQHDDDLWEELIKQCLHKPEMVGMLLEHTVGNLDPLYIVNMVPTGLEIPRLRDRLVKIITDYRTETSLRHGCNDILKADCVNLLVKYYKEARHGLYLSNEEDESRAKRNDNNMSSSQAIERSPSVRSMELKSKTRGGGRCCICFDPFSIQTVSVIVFFCCHAYHTNCLMDSTYTNANKTNGTTSREEYGEYSNGYVDEDDDDDNDNNAESGNPRMRCILCTTAAS; this comes from the exons ATGCAAATGGCTCCGATTCCCTCTGAGAACGGCGTAGAGGGAGATGATGAGAGagacgaagaagaagaggacgaagaagaagaagaagtggaagttGAAGAGGacgaagacgaagaagaagaagaagagcctAAGCTTAAGTATCAGAGACTTGGAGGTAGCATTCCTTCTTTGCTAGCTACCGATGCTGCTTCATGCGTCGCTGTCGCTGAGAGAATGATCGCTCTCGGAACTCAAGGCGGCACCGTTCATATTCTCGATTTTCTCGGTAACCAG GTTAAGGAATTTACTGCTCATACTGCTGCAGTAAACGATCTCAGCTTTGACATAGAAGGTGAATATATAGGAAGCTGTTCAGATGATGGATCTGTTGTAATCAATAGTCTTTTTTGTGATGAAAAGATGAAGTTTGAGTACCATCGCCCAATGAAGGCTATTGCTTTAGACCCAGATTACGCCAAAAAGGCATCTAAACGATTTGTAGCTGGTGGTTTAGCTGgtcatttatattttaattataaaaaatggcTGGGCTTTCGAGACCAG GTTTTGCACTCTGGTGAAGGTCCAATTCATGCAGTGAAATGGAGAGCAAGTCTCATTGCTTGGGCTAATGATGCTGGGGTGAAAGTATATGATGCTGCTAATGATCAGCGAATTACATTTATTGAAAGACCAAGAGGAAGCCCACGACCTGAGGTTTTACTACCCCACTTAGTTTGGCAG GATGATACACATTTGGTGATTGGCTGGGGAACATCTGTGAAAGTTGCATCCATAAAGACAAATCAGCCAAGAGCAGCAAATGGGACATTTTCGATGTCTAGTAGCATTAATCAAGTTGATATTGTGGCATCTTTCAATACCAATTATTACATCTCTGGAATTGCACCCTTTGGTGATTCTCTCGTTGTACTAGCCTACATTCCTGGCGAGGAAGATAGGGAGAAGGAATTTAGCAGCGCTATCCCATCACGGCAG GGAAATGCACAGAGACCTGAAGTACGTATTGTATCATGGATTAATGATGAGCTGTCTACAGATGCACTACCTGTTCTTGGCTTTGAGCATTACAAGGCAAAGGATTATTCTCTTGCTCATGCTCCTTTCTCAG GTAGCAGCTATGCTGGTGGGCAGTGGGCTGCAGGTGATGAACCACTGTACTATATTGTATCCCCAAAGGATGTAGTCATTGCAAAACCCAG GGATGCTGAAGATCATATAGCTTGGCTGCTTGAACATGGGTGGCATGAAAAAGCTTTGGCTGCAGTTGAAGCAGGAGAGGGACGTAGTGAGCTCCTTGATGAG GTTGGATCTAGATACCTTGATCATTTGATCGTGGAAAGAAAATATGCCGAAGCTGCATCTTTGTGTCCCAAATTGTTACGAGGATCTGCTTCAGCATGGGAGAG ATGGGTTTTTCATTTTGCTCAACTCCGTCAGCTTCCTGTATTAGTACCATATATACCGACTGAAAACCCAAGACTGCGGGATACAGCTTATGAG GTTGCTCTTGTGGCTCTGGCTACAAATCCATCTTTTCATAAGGATCTCTTGTCTACTGTTAAATCTTGGCCATCTGTGATATATTCTGCATTGCCTGTAATATCAGCCATAGAACCTCAGCTAAATACTTCATCCATGACAGATGCGCTCAAAGAG GCACTAGCTGAGTTGTATGTAATAAATGGGCAATACGAGAAAGCATTTTCATTCTATGCCGAT CTCTTGATGCCAGGCATATTTGACTTCATTGAAAAACATAACTTGCACGATTCTATAAGAGAAAAG GTTGTCCAACTGATGATGCTAGATTGCAAGCGAGCAGTTcctttatttattcaaaatagGGATTTGATTCCTCCATCGGAAGTTGTTACGCAACTTCTAAGAGCAAGCAAAAAGTGCGACTCTCGTTACTTTTTGCATCTATATCTGCATTCATTATTCGAAGTAAACCCTCATGCTGGAAAGGATTATCATGATATGCAG GTTGAGCTTTATGCAGACTATGATCCAAAGATGCTGCTTCCCTTTCTTCGTAGTAGTCAACATTATAAGCTTGAGAAG GCTTATGATATTTGTGTCAAACGAGATCTTTTGAGAGAGCAAGTGTTCATTCTCGGGAGAATGGGAAATACGAAACAAGCTCTTGCTGTACTTATTAATCAATTAGGGGatatggaagag GCTGTGGAGTTTGTAACGATGCAACACGATGACGACCTATGGGAAGAATTGATTAAACAATGTCTTCACAAACCCGAAATg GTCGGCATGTTGTTGGAACACACGGTTGGCAATCTTGATCCTCTCTATATCGTGAATATGGTTCCCACTGGCTTGGAGATACCTAG GCTTAGGGATCGACTCGTCAAAATCATTACCGATTACAGAACAGAAACTTCCCTTAGACACGGTTGCAATGACATTCTCAAG GCCGATTGTGTCAACCTCTTAGTTAAGTACTACAAAGAGGCAAGACATGGACTATACTTAAGCAACGAAGAAGACGAATCACGAGCAAAACGAAACGACAACAACATGTCTTCATCTCAAGCAATCGAGAGATCTCCGAGCGTGAGAAGCATGGAACTCAAGTCAAAAACAAGAGGAGGTGGAAGATGTTGCATATGTTTCGATCCTTTCTCTATACAAACTGTCTCAGTCATTGTTTTCTTCTGTTGTCATGCATATCACACTAACTGTCTCATGGATTCCACCTATACAAACGCCAATAAAACAAACGGAACCACTTCTCGAGAAGAGTACGGCGAGTACAGTAATGGTTATGTTGATGAAGACGACGATGATGACAATGACAACAACGCTGAATCGGGTAACCCCCGAATGCGTTGCATATTGTGTACTACCGCTGCAAGTTGA